GAGAGGACAGGCCTTTCAGATTTTGTTGAGCTTCGATGGACGGGCATTTGATCCACGCCAGGATAAACTTGTCTTCCACGTTGTCCTAGGTAATGTTCTGCATCATCCAACACAGTAACGGCCATTCCACTGAAATCTATCAGGTTTTTACTGATAGTTAGTCAGAATATAATTACTGCGTGTTTATGTGACGGTTTTACACGAAAAGAGAACCCAAACGCAAGCAGCGGTACATGTAATAGGAAGACTTTGTTAATACAAACATAAGTCATACAGCGACTAgtcatacatatacatatacatatccAAAAGGGGCAAGGGAGTCCAAAAGGCATGATACAAGCTGATCAAGGCAAAGCAACCTCATGGCAAGAAAGCAAAACGCcacagcacaggacagcaaacacaatatAGGGCATAACATAGGGGAACAAACTAGGAAACTTAACAATGGGCAGGTGTGGGAGACACAGGCGGGAAGCTAAACGAGGAAACATGACCGGAGAACGCATGATCATCATATATAAACACTGATCATGCATTTCCACACAAATCACGTGGGACCGTCATGACCCTTCCACAAGAATAGAAAATTATGACCAGGTGAAGCAGGATAATGACAGAGAGCTCTACTTAAGGGAGCCCAGGAATATCAAGTTTATATCTCAAGAATCATTCTTGGGTTTGAACCTAAAACTGTTGAATTACTAGCCTAGGTGCTCATCCACAAAAATGCATTCATCATTCCTGGATTAATGCATTAGTTTATTCAGTATCTGTAACCATAATTCTATCGTGTCTGTTTAGAGGTCAACAGTGACTGCTAATCATGTTTCTGCTTATTTTCCCCATTctatctaaaataaaaataaatcatcaaattatgttcattttatttattttatgtgcaATATGTGCTAATGGTACACAACTGTTGCGCTCTCTATCTAATCCAAATGGCCTCTCATAATCTCCACTGAGCAGGTCCACTCTCTGTCGAACTGCCTGTGTCTGGACGGCCTGTCTCTAGGACCAGAGAACCATCTACAATGCAATGGAGTGCCACTCTGGAGCGGGGTATACCCAATCCAAACTCACCCCGCACAATATCAGTCTCGGTGCTCAGCACACCTTCCGCCTCTGTGGGGGTATACAGCCTCAGCCTGAGAGCCGAAACACGCACGAGTGTGAGCACCCACTCGCTCGGTCAGTTCACGATGCTCTGCAACCCCTGGTGTCAAGGTGAGCCTCACTTCAAGATGTGAACAATAAGTCATTATGAATTTATTGTAATTTCTAcaattattgtaaattattatccaaattattgtaattattgttgtaattgtaattttgtaatttggtcatatgtaaaaaaaatcatttgttattaatatattttgttgtgcAGGTGATTCTGTGTTTCTGAGCCCTGAGGAGCTGAGAGATGAATATGTAAGGAGTGATTTTGGACTGATCTTTAAAGGTGCACCGAGTAACTGCGTCTCTAGACCGTGGTCTTTTGGTCAGGTGAGCGATGTCTGATTTTGCAAAACAGTGTAAAATATTGCAAGGATTTTACAGGATTTAACTGCAATATTGTACAGTTCAATTCAGACTTCAATTCTTTATTCCTTACTTCTTACAGCTAAAAGAATTAAACAATTAAGCcacatgtttgaaaacattaaaaagtgtttttcaagataaatttaaatatttaaatgataatttcTTATCTTCACAGTATGAAAGGGGGATATTAGACATTTGCATGAAACTGCTGGAGTTGAGTCCCCAGTATCTAACCGACAGGAGAAGAGATTTACTGAACCGCAGCAATCCGGTCTATATAGGCAGGGTGATCTCAGCTATGGTGAGCATCTCATCTCTTTTCCTCTCCACTGTTTTACGCTCTTCTATTCTTCTCAGTTTTAACTCACTGTTCCTCTCAATTTGTCTTTGAACAGGTGAACTCTCAGGATGATAGAGGTGTGCTGATGGGAAAATGGTCAGGTGAATACAGAGGTGGCGTTAACCCATCAACATGGTCTGGGAGTGCAGATATCCTCAGGAAATGGTCAGAATCACAATTCAGACCTGTTAAATATGGGCAGTGCTGGGTGTTTGCTGCTGTCATGTGCACAGGTAAGACAAACATCAGTTTTATCACTGTATTGTGCAGTCAGATGTGGCCCTGAAAGACACACTGTAATGCATGAACAGCATTCTTGCGGTTGGTtttcaaatgcaaatgtttctttttcgTCAAACAGTAATGAGGGCACTCGGCATTCCAACTCGTGTGGTCACCAACTTTAGCTCCGCCCATGACACAGATGGAAACATGGTAATAGAGGAATATTACTCAGAATTGGGGGAAAAGCTATCTCTTAGCAGAGACAGCATCTGGTGAGTTAcctgtttaaaaatgactgatggctctgctttataatcacaataaatgaacaaggatttttttatattataagaaGTTTACTAGAGAATAGAGAATCATACTAACACTAGTATTTAGATTTATGGTTGTCAATCATGTTTTACTCAGAGGAACAATTTTTTTCAGGAACTTCCATGTGTGGGTAGAGTCATGGATGAAGAGGCCTGATCTGGGTCAAAGGTTTGATGGTTGGCAGGTTCTCGACCCCACACCCCAGGAGATCAGTGCAGGTCAGTCATTAAAGTCCATGTGAACCAGAAGTTCATTGAGTTTACTTCAGTGTTGTGATGTATTTTCAAGTGAAATTagacaaataaagaacaattacaaaatactttttttgtaaattttcacaaataaattgtttgttgTACTTACAAAGTAAACGGGGTAAATAAAAATTTGACTGGAACTTAAACATACTTATCCTATGTGTTAAAATCTTCTGTTACAGGAATGTACAGATGTGGACCTGCTGCTCTGAAGGCCATTCATGACAGGAGTGTTGAGGCCCAGTATGACGTACCGTTTATCTACGCTGCAGTGAATGCTGATGTGCGTACAATGATTGTTCGTGATGGGGAGGTTTTGTCATCTGAGACTGACACCAGAAGAGTCGGATCTCTGATCTGCACCAAGAGTCCAGGGTCCATGCAAATGTTAAACATCACCTCACAATATAAAACTGAGACAGGTAAGAGAAACAGAAGACAGATAATGGCTTGCTGTTGAAGTGAtaattgcaaaaacaaacagaaataaacacattttatgatatGAAAGAACTGCATTCATGGGTAATTCAGTTCTTACACCACACTGACAAAACACTGATAAAATCTAAAACGATCTTAAATAAGGAAAATTTTCTTAAGAAGTAAAATTTAGTAAGATTAAGACAAGAATAGTCATTTGCCAATGGGATAAGAATTCAAAATATACACATAATAGCGTCTCAGTTATTATCTGCAGTTttgctgtaaaaactgtaaaactacAAACATGCTGATTACAAAAATCATTCGACTAGATTGAAATCTATctgttttttaattaacaattaaactgtttttttctagcATATAGGCCTAGCTCTGAAGAGTCGACAAGAGTCAGTAAGTTCTAGCATTTACAGATATGAATTAATCTAAacatgctttacatttttgtctaCTTGCTTTATAACACAGTGCTGtgactttttttgcatttttgtatgTAGCTCCAAAAGATGTTGTTGTGTCTCTGTATCTTCTGAAGACCCCTGTAGTCAGACAAAACATTATATTCAATGTGACTGTCACCAACAATGAGAGCACACACAAAGAGCTTAAAGCGCACGTCAACGCTCAGAACAAAGAGTACAACAGTAATCCAACCAACACTTTTTGGGAGGCACATTATGACCTGAAGCTCGCTCCTAAAGAAGGTAAGATTTCTACAAGAACCTAAGTAATGCTTTTACTTTCACTTCCAACCACTGGTCCTGTATACTACAATGGAACCATCACATTTACTTTTGAGAACACAAGTATGTGAAAATTCACAATTATAGACAATCTTATAGTGTGAATTGAATTCACCTAGCTGAACTGAGCTTCTCTTTGAGCCGGTGGTGGCGCTAGAGAGACAAAAATCCAAAGTTTACTGATCTTCTTATGATGACATTCTTAGCTACAATTTAttagtaaattatttgttgaaataaagTAGAAATTTTAGTACTGGAGGATGGCAAACAtaatttaaatctgaaaaatgtGAAACTGATCATCCATATTTTTATATCCCGCAAAAAAACGtctaaaatgatataaaattaatataagtTTTGAAATATGCTTCATTAAACAGACTTAAATAATATGCGCtgccaaaaatgtatatctttaaATTTGCAACATAAACATATCCAACATGCGATATCAAcgtatgtaataaaaaaatctaattataactgattcctgttttatttcaccaGCTCGGACTTTCAAACACGAGATCGTGTCCAGCGATTATGCATCTAAAGAGGTGAGTGAGGATTATCTGGTTAACCTGGCTGTGGTTATAGAGGACATGAAGACTCAGAAGAGAACGCTGGCTTCTCAAGAGTTTAACATCATCAGTCCTACTCTCACTATACAGGTATGTCAGCCTGTAATGGACAAACCTACACATAATCTGGAATACATGAACTACATAAACATTTGTGTCACTGAGGGAGAGAATACACATTTACTATATGAACAATAGAAAAGTATCAATATCAATTTTGAAAGATCACTGTCATTCTTCCAGATCGCCAACGAGAACTCTGTCGTAGTTAATACGCATCAAGTTGGTATGGTGACCTTCACGAGCCCGTTCGCCGTTCCAGTGAATGGAGAGCTTACGGTTATGGGTTCAGGACTCTTGGAAGAGAACATTCAAACCAGGTACATACAGTGTGTTATTTAATTCTTACTTGTTTCGGGGATGCAACTTGCTTCACATACCTGAGAAATTAGAAAAGTGACATCAAATACAtcagcatttatttgtttagcagAGAGTTTTACCCAAAGCCAGTTACAAATGAGGAAAACTACAAATGCATACTGTGTCGCTACATGTGCTGTACGAACTGTGCTGGCGAACAGGGAGGGGTTTTACATAAAGATGTGAGATTGATTCTCTGGAAAAAAATCCAACagattgatattttatttgtgtttcctAAACTTTCATTGACTTGACTTGGCATTTCTGGGAAACTGTAAATTACACTattacaagtgtgtgtgtgtttgtgtgtgtctgcatgtgtgcgCACGCTGCTGTTATATGCAAATCAAAAACACTCTGGAGTGAATTTAcgataaatcattttttaaatgttgtgatcTTTTTTCTCTCAGACTCACACTGAAGCCTGGAGAGACCATGAAAAGACCCGTTCAGTTCACTCCAGAGATGACAGGT
This DNA window, taken from Triplophysa dalaica isolate WHDGS20190420 chromosome 6, ASM1584641v1, whole genome shotgun sequence, encodes the following:
- the LOC130424728 gene encoding protein-glutamine gamma-glutamyltransferase 5-like → MDVFKLKSVDLQSAKNQFNHKTNGLSSSTLVLRRGQAFQILLSFDGRAFDPRQDKLVFHVVLGPLSVELPVSGRPVSRTREPSTMQWSATLERGIPNPNSPRTISVSVLSTPSASVGVYSLSLRAETRTSVSTHSLGQFTMLCNPWCQGDSVFLSPEELRDEYVRSDFGLIFKGAPSNCVSRPWSFGQYERGILDICMKLLELSPQYLTDRRRDLLNRSNPVYIGRVISAMVNSQDDRGVLMGKWSGEYRGGVNPSTWSGSADILRKWSESQFRPVKYGQCWVFAAVMCTVMRALGIPTRVVTNFSSAHDTDGNMVIEEYYSELGEKLSLSRDSIWNFHVWVESWMKRPDLGQRFDGWQVLDPTPQEISAGMYRCGPAALKAIHDRSVEAQYDVPFIYAAVNADVRTMIVRDGEVLSSETDTRRVGSLICTKSPGSMQMLNITSQYKTETAYRPSSEESTRVTPKDVVVSLYLLKTPVVRQNIIFNVTVTNNESTHKELKAHVNAQNKEYNSNPTNTFWEAHYDLKLAPKEARTFKHEIVSSDYASKEVSEDYLVNLAVVIEDMKTQKRTLASQEFNIISPTLTIQIANENSVVVNTHQVGMVTFTSPFAVPVNGELTVMGSGLLEENIQTRLTLKPGETMKRPVQFTPEMTGFKMLQASLVLTNLSSVLHGFKTINVKQA